DNA from Fretibacterium sp. OH1220_COT-178:
AATGGAGCCAAATTTTGTGTTCCCTGGCTTTCTCCGAAAAAAATTCCGTGGTCGGACCGGGGATGCTCTCCGCGTTCGAGAGGGCTCCCTCCTTTTTTCCGATGAAGTCGATGTTCTCGGGTAGGGCGATCATCCGGGCTCCATGCTTCGCCGCCTCGTCGATGAGTTTGCCGGCCTTGCCGAGATTTTCTCTCTTGTCGTCCTGCGTGTCGATCTGTATGGCGGCAATCGTAAAACGGCTCATGATTTTCTTCTCCTTCTCTGGTAGATTGTCAATCCAAACGCAACAGGTAAATTGAAAAAGGCCCCATTTGGGGTACGAAAGCCGAGATGCCTCTGGGACGCAATTGACTCGTTCCGTCTTGCCGTTGGTCTTGGGGGTCGCCGGGCGGCAAATGTTCATTTCGGGCGGCTCCTTCTCGGGCTTTCCCCTCCTACAAGCTTACTTGGCTTGTAATCACCCCTAAATTATCCTACAGTTTATGGGAGCAAATGAAAATGAAGCTTATCGTAACAGATCTTGAAAATTTTAGTGTCCCGATAGAAGGAGAATATAAGATCATTCAGCCCAAGGGCGATATTCGTCATTGTATTGGTTGTTTTGGATGCTGGGTAAAAACGCCGGGTAAATGTGTACTGCATGACGGTTACGAAGAAACAGGAAGGGACATGGGGAATTGTTTGGAATTGATTTTGGTGAGTCGCTGTTGTTACGGCAGTGTCAGTCCTTTTGTAAAAATGGTACAGGATCGGGCCCTTTCCTACATCCATCCGGATTTTGTTATACGAAAAGGAAAGATGCGCCATAAACGGAGATATAAAAATATCATTACCATGTCGTCGCACCTCTACGGCGAAAATATTACCGATGTAGAGAAAGAAACAGCCAGAAGACTGTTGAAGGCAAACGCAGATAATTACGATGGTTTGGTAAAAGATGTTTACTTCTACGAAACGGCGGAAGAATTGGAGAACGTTGTTTTATGAAAATTGCGTTAATCGATGGGAGTCCGAAAGTAACCAACAGTACCAGTAGCGCGCTCTTAGGAGACTTAAAAGAATATCTGGCGGAAAAGACAGAGATCGTAAACTTTGGAGTTCATTCATCTGAAATCTCCAAAGAAGCAATTGAAGAATTGGCAAAAACAGATGCATGGGTGTTTGCGTATCCTCTTTATTTGGATGGGATTCCGGGACATCTGCTGGCTTGTTTGATTCAGTTGGAAGAAGCATGTATAAACAATCCACAGATACATATTTATGGCATTGCGAATTGTGGTTTTTATGAGGGAATACAAGCCGAGTTAGCGCTAAAACTTCTGCAGAATTGGAGTTTAAAAGCCAGTTTTATATGGAGCGGCGGCATTGGCGTTGGCGGCGGCGGAGGATTGGCAATGATGCCAAAGCTGAACCCCGGACATGGGCCAAAAGCGCCGATTGATAAGGCATTGGCAGACCTTTCGGATGTTGTCATGAAGGGGGAAGTGCAAGAGAATAATTATGTATCCGTTGCATTTCCGCGCTTTTTATATAAATTCGGAGCGCAAATGGGATGGCGACGAATGATTAAGGCAAACGGCGGAAAAGTCAAGGATTTGGGGAAAAAGCCGGAATAGGTATGGCACAGGATTGTCGTTGTAAGGGCTTGGCGATTGATAGAATGGAAGATCAATGACATGGCAATATATATTAAAGAGAATATTTCTTTGATATCTGGGAGGAATCTATGAGATTATTTTTGTGTTCTCACTTTGCAGAAGTAGGATCTTTCTTAAAAGGGGAGGTGGCTGGAAAGAATGTTGTTTTTGTACCAACCGCTTCAATAAATGAGAGTTATAAGGGGTATGTGGATTCGGCACGAAAGCAATGGCAAAAGATGAATGCGAATATCGCAGAGGTTGAGATTTCAACGGCACCAATAGATGCAATTCATAAAGCCTTTGAAAGTGCAGATGTTATTTATTTTACTGGTGGCAATACATTTTTCCTGATTGACCAATTGAAAAAAACAGGAGTCGATGAATTAATAAAGAAGCACCTAGATGATGGGAAACTATACGTGGGAGAGTCGGGAGGAGCAATAGTTTGTGCGAAGGAGCTTTCGTACATAAAGCCAATGGACGAAGTGCCTGAAGATTTTTCGCAAAAGGACTATTCAGGGTTAAATTTGATTGATTTCTATGTAGTTCCTCATTACCTGTGTCCTCCATTCGAAAAATGCTCTCAACAGATTCTTGATGAGTATCCCAATTTGAATATATGTGCACTCAATAATTCGCAGGCGATTTTAGTTGAAAACGGAGAGAAAAGAAAGCTGAATGTATAAAAATTCTCGCCTGTCAAATAGGTTTGTTTTTTAGAGAAGCGATTGGATAAAAATCCAATCGCTTCTCCATTTTGTCATTTTGATTAAAAAGTCCTTGTCAAGCGGCAACAGGCGAGGCGAAAAAGTATTTTTTGAACGCACCGGGGGATACTGCATATCCACTGCATAGAAAAGATGCAACCGAGCGAAGCTTGCTTCAGCTGTCTATCGGCTTACATGGGCTCTTGCCCC
Protein-coding regions in this window:
- a CDS encoding NAD(P)H-dependent oxidoreductase, encoding MKIALIDGSPKVTNSTSSALLGDLKEYLAEKTEIVNFGVHSSEISKEAIEELAKTDAWVFAYPLYLDGIPGHLLACLIQLEEACINNPQIHIYGIANCGFYEGIQAELALKLLQNWSLKASFIWSGGIGVGGGGGLAMMPKLNPGHGPKAPIDKALADLSDVVMKGEVQENNYVSVAFPRFLYKFGAQMGWRRMIKANGGKVKDLGKKPE
- a CDS encoding flavodoxin family protein, translating into MKLIVTDLENFSVPIEGEYKIIQPKGDIRHCIGCFGCWVKTPGKCVLHDGYEETGRDMGNCLELILVSRCCYGSVSPFVKMVQDRALSYIHPDFVIRKGKMRHKRRYKNIITMSSHLYGENITDVEKETARRLLKANADNYDGLVKDVYFYETAEELENVVL
- a CDS encoding Type 1 glutamine amidotransferase-like domain-containing protein, whose protein sequence is MRLFLCSHFAEVGSFLKGEVAGKNVVFVPTASINESYKGYVDSARKQWQKMNANIAEVEISTAPIDAIHKAFESADVIYFTGGNTFFLIDQLKKTGVDELIKKHLDDGKLYVGESGGAIVCAKELSYIKPMDEVPEDFSQKDYSGLNLIDFYVVPHYLCPPFEKCSQQILDEYPNLNICALNNSQAILVENGEKRKLNV